One genomic region from Epinephelus fuscoguttatus linkage group LG8, E.fuscoguttatus.final_Chr_v1 encodes:
- the si:ch211-154o6.3 gene encoding uncharacterized protein si:ch211-154o6.3 isoform X2 — protein MGEVRKLQKKLRQIGNLEIKISLTPEERFKISRKAELRSRLAELQLQLSGPQQTLGIVGDGKKEKMKRQVDDAPEALPSQTPPASKILKGEEESKAQATPVPAARQRETGGGAEIGRQQEGTELARVSDHCRDVPGGCSDFDEEQQLRREEAEFASLKSSWEKAKFRLRLLEGHNDIVTCVVAVDNLVVSGSRDTTVKVWHVPTATEHKNLGGHTGGVTCLSAPPPEYCKRLAWSLSLSDKERFILSGSADCYVKIWALSIGQCVKSVYTFNAVTALCFVPEDDGYIIAGSDGGKVQAWSWHTFENCQSINAHQEAVTSIQSQGPLVFSSSAEGGVCVWENRCSDRDPLRLLHHWGDQVTGCGGEPGGRLTLSPRGDRVFLAYGRAWLKILHWRTGAMSRLTNHNSITGVTDCVHQTGGLLIGSCYDLANGESSLNLFSLPQCRYLASLTWPNAPRILCFAAWTTGSGDHRWVTGGHDLIVWEQLPSSAKQRGDVTAKRDSRLESCLLESEGDTEDDEETDDYEDDGDNNEGQDGRSDGAEDGGSGSWLRCVLQVF, from the exons ATCTCCAGGAAGGCGGAGCTGCGTTCCAGATTGGCTGAGCTTCAGCTGCAGCTTTCTGGCCCGCAGCAAACTCTGGGGATTGTGGGAGACGGAAAAAAGGAGAAGATGAAAAGACAAGT GGACGATGCCCCTGAGGCCCTTCCATCACAAACGCCTCCAGCCTCCAAGATCCTTAAGGGAGAAGAGGAGTCCAAAGCTCAAGCAACGCCAGTGCCGGCTGCCAGGCAGAGGGAAACGGGAGGGGGAGCAGAGATAGGCAGACAGCAGGAAGGGACAGAGCTGGCCAGAGTGTCAGATCACTGCCGAGACGTGCCAGGAGGCTGCTCTGACTTTGACGAGGAGCAGCAACTGCGACGGGAAG AAGCTGAATTTGCATCCCTCAAATCGTCCTGGGAGAAGGCAAAGTTTCGCCTGAGGCTGCTGGAGGGTCACAATGACATCGTCACCTGTGTGGTTGCTGTTGACAACCTGGTGGTTTCTGGAAG CCGAGACACGACGGTGAAGGTGTGGCACGTTCCCACGGCAACGGAGCACAAGAACCTGGGGGGTCACACTGGTGGggtcacctgtctgtctgcgcCTCCCCCTGAGTACTGCAAGAGGCTGg CCTGGTCCCTGTCTTTGTCCGACAAGGAGAGGTTTATTTTGAGTGGCTCGGCAGACTGCTATGTGAAGATCTGGGCCCTGAGCATTG GGCAGTGTGTTAAATCTGTCTACACGTTCAACGCTGTGACTGCACTCTGCTTCGTGCCAGAGGACGATGGCTACATCATCGCTGGATcag ACGGGGGGAAAGTTCAAGCCTGGAGCTGGCACACTTTCGAAAACTGCCAGTCAATCAACGCTCACCAGGAAGCAGTCACCTCCATCCAG TCTCAGGGTCCGCTGGTGTTCAGCAGCTCAGCCgagggaggggtgtgtgtgtgggagaaccGGTGTTCGGATCGAGACCCCCTGAGGCTGCTTCACCACTGGGGCGACCAGGTGACGGGCTGCGGAGGGGAGCCGGGCGGACGTCTGACCCTTAGCCCGCGGGGGGACAGGGTGTTTTTGGCTTATGGTCGAGCCTGGCTCAAGATCCTGCACTGGAGGACTG GAGCCATGTCCAGACTGACCAATCACAACAGCATCACCGGGGTAACAGATTGTGTTCACCAGACAGGAGGCCTCCTAATTGGCTCCTGCTATGATCTGGCGAATGGAGAGAGCTCGCTAAATT TATTCTCTCTGCCCCAGTGCCGCTACCTGGCCTCTCTGACCTGGCCCAACGCCCCCAGAATCCTCTGCTTTGCGGCGTGGACCACAGGGAGCGGAGACCACCGGTGGGTCACCGGAGGTCATGACCTCATTGTATGGGAGCAGCTCCCCAGTTCTGCGAAGCAGAG GGGTGATGTCACAGCGAAGAGAGACAGTCGGTTGGAGTCCTGCTTGCTGGAGTCGGAGGGGGACACAGAGGATGATGAAGAGACTgatg ATTACGAGGATGATGGTGACAACAACGAAGGACAAGACGGACGGTCTGATGGTGCGGAGGACGGAGGGTCTGGCTCATGGTTGCGCTGCGTTCTCCA AGTTTTTTAA
- the si:ch211-154o6.3 gene encoding uncharacterized protein si:ch211-154o6.3 isoform X1 — MGEVRKLQKKLRQIGNLEIKISLTPEERFKISRKAELRSRLAELQLQLSGPQQTLGIVGDGKKEKMKRQVDDAPEALPSQTPPASKILKGEEESKAQATPVPAARQRETGGGAEIGRQQEGTELARVSDHCRDVPGGCSDFDEEQQLRREEAEFASLKSSWEKAKFRLRLLEGHNDIVTCVVAVDNLVVSGSRDTTVKVWHVPTATEHKNLGGHTGGVTCLSAPPPEYCKRLAWSLSLSDKERFILSGSADCYVKIWALSIGQCVKSVYTFNAVTALCFVPEDDGYIIAGSDGGKVQAWSWHTFENCQSINAHQEAVTSIQSQGPLVFSSSAEGGVCVWENRCSDRDPLRLLHHWGDQVTGCGGEPGGRLTLSPRGDRVFLAYGRAWLKILHWRTGAMSRLTNHNSITGVTDCVHQTGGLLIGSCYDLANGESSLNLFSLPQCRYLASLTWPNAPRILCFAAWTTGSGDHRWVTGGHDLIVWEQLPSSAKQRGDVTAKRDSRLESCLLESEGDTEDDEETDDYEDDGDNNEGQDGRSDGAEDGGSGSWLRCVLQER; from the exons ATCTCCAGGAAGGCGGAGCTGCGTTCCAGATTGGCTGAGCTTCAGCTGCAGCTTTCTGGCCCGCAGCAAACTCTGGGGATTGTGGGAGACGGAAAAAAGGAGAAGATGAAAAGACAAGT GGACGATGCCCCTGAGGCCCTTCCATCACAAACGCCTCCAGCCTCCAAGATCCTTAAGGGAGAAGAGGAGTCCAAAGCTCAAGCAACGCCAGTGCCGGCTGCCAGGCAGAGGGAAACGGGAGGGGGAGCAGAGATAGGCAGACAGCAGGAAGGGACAGAGCTGGCCAGAGTGTCAGATCACTGCCGAGACGTGCCAGGAGGCTGCTCTGACTTTGACGAGGAGCAGCAACTGCGACGGGAAG AAGCTGAATTTGCATCCCTCAAATCGTCCTGGGAGAAGGCAAAGTTTCGCCTGAGGCTGCTGGAGGGTCACAATGACATCGTCACCTGTGTGGTTGCTGTTGACAACCTGGTGGTTTCTGGAAG CCGAGACACGACGGTGAAGGTGTGGCACGTTCCCACGGCAACGGAGCACAAGAACCTGGGGGGTCACACTGGTGGggtcacctgtctgtctgcgcCTCCCCCTGAGTACTGCAAGAGGCTGg CCTGGTCCCTGTCTTTGTCCGACAAGGAGAGGTTTATTTTGAGTGGCTCGGCAGACTGCTATGTGAAGATCTGGGCCCTGAGCATTG GGCAGTGTGTTAAATCTGTCTACACGTTCAACGCTGTGACTGCACTCTGCTTCGTGCCAGAGGACGATGGCTACATCATCGCTGGATcag ACGGGGGGAAAGTTCAAGCCTGGAGCTGGCACACTTTCGAAAACTGCCAGTCAATCAACGCTCACCAGGAAGCAGTCACCTCCATCCAG TCTCAGGGTCCGCTGGTGTTCAGCAGCTCAGCCgagggaggggtgtgtgtgtgggagaaccGGTGTTCGGATCGAGACCCCCTGAGGCTGCTTCACCACTGGGGCGACCAGGTGACGGGCTGCGGAGGGGAGCCGGGCGGACGTCTGACCCTTAGCCCGCGGGGGGACAGGGTGTTTTTGGCTTATGGTCGAGCCTGGCTCAAGATCCTGCACTGGAGGACTG GAGCCATGTCCAGACTGACCAATCACAACAGCATCACCGGGGTAACAGATTGTGTTCACCAGACAGGAGGCCTCCTAATTGGCTCCTGCTATGATCTGGCGAATGGAGAGAGCTCGCTAAATT TATTCTCTCTGCCCCAGTGCCGCTACCTGGCCTCTCTGACCTGGCCCAACGCCCCCAGAATCCTCTGCTTTGCGGCGTGGACCACAGGGAGCGGAGACCACCGGTGGGTCACCGGAGGTCATGACCTCATTGTATGGGAGCAGCTCCCCAGTTCTGCGAAGCAGAG GGGTGATGTCACAGCGAAGAGAGACAGTCGGTTGGAGTCCTGCTTGCTGGAGTCGGAGGGGGACACAGAGGATGATGAAGAGACTgatg ATTACGAGGATGATGGTGACAACAACGAAGGACAAGACGGACGGTCTGATGGTGCGGAGGACGGAGGGTCTGGCTCATGGTTGCGCTGCGTTCTCCA AGAGAGATGA